tccgctcatcaagtatcCAGCATAATGTGGAGGTGTTTCCAACTGTTGGTAGATTAACTTCACTTTGTCTCTTGGTGAGAACCCTTCAGTTGGAATCCTCTTGTTCTTCCATCCCTTAGGCACCTTTTGCttactcttcttcctttttcttgatGACTCTCGCTTCTTGTCAGCAAGCTTTATGTCAGGGGTCTTTTTCTTAATGATCACTTCTGAGACCTCTATTTGCAATCCCTCCTCAGCTCTTTTGTCCTCATGATCCCTCTTCTTCTCTTCAATCTCTTTCTTCTCCACCAAGGGTGAGTTGATGAGTGATTCCTTGGGCTTCTCCTTCCAGTTTAAGTCTTCATCCTCAATCCTCATGCAGTCTTTCTTTTCAGTAGGAAGTTGTATCTCTTTGAAGACATTAAGGGTTATTTATTCATCGTGTTCTCTCAAGATTATCTTTCCTTTTTCTATATCAATGATGGGTCTTGCTatggctagaaagggtcttcctAGTATGATTGAATCACTTCCTTCCTCATCTAAGtccagaatcacaaaatctgctagaAAGATGAACTTGCCCACCTTGACTAGAAAGTTCTCTACCACTCCATTGGGTATTATGAGTGATCTATTAGCTAGTTGCAATGACATTCTTGTGGGCTTTACGTCCTCTATAGATACGTTTCTCATCATGGATAGTAGCATCAGATTGATACTGGATCCCAAGTCACACAAAGCTTTGTCAATTGGTATGTTCCCAATAGTGCATGGTATGAagaaactccctggatctttgagttttggtggtaaGCCTTTCTGAATCACAGCACTACACTCTTGGGTTAGGATCacagtttctttttctttccagcttcttttcttgttgataagctccttgaGAAATTtcgcatagagaggcatttgctctaaGGCCTCAATAAGTTGAAGGTTGATCTctagcttcttgaagatctccaAGAACTTGGGAAATTGCTGGTCCTTGATGTCTTTGTGCAATCTTTGAGGGTAAGGTAGTGGAAGGACATATGGCTTCACCTCCTTTCTCAGCTCTTGTGGTTGTGCCTCTGGGActtgctttcccttctttggaGTTTGTGGTTCTTCATCCTTCTTGGAGTTCACCTTATCATCCTCTTCAACCTCTACTTCTTTCTTGCTGTCAACTTTGTCATTCTCTAATGTCTTGCCACCTCTAAGTtggatggccttgcattcttccttggggTTAGGAATGGTGTCATTTGGGAATGTATTGCTTGGCCTTTCAGCTGGCTGCTTAGACAATTGCCCAATTTGCCTTTCAAGGTTCCTCATagaagcttcatggttcttgctGGCCATTTCttgatttttcattagtttctccATTatcatctccaagttggagattcttTGGGATTCTTGATGTGGTTGTGGTTGAGTGTGGGATGTTGATGGTTGATGGAAGTTATTTTAGTTAATTGGGGGGTTGCTTTGTGGATAGAAGGTGGAGGTGGGAagattgttttgtggttttctatatggattgtggTTAGTGGGTTGATGGTTTTGGTGGTTTGTGTTACGGAAGTTGTTTGGGTTAGAGTTCCTCTGCCATTGATTCTGGTTTTCTTCCCATTTCAGGTTGGGATGGTTTCTCCATGAGGAGTTGTACATGTCCCCGTGGAAGTCATTTTGGCCAGAATTTGGGTTATGCATGTATTGAACTTGTTCAGGCTACTGTTCACTATTGTATATTTCATAACTCTCTTCACTTTCCCCCCACACCATTGGAGGTTGGCTGGTGCTCACTGCAGCTAATTGCaatccatccatcctctttgacatCATCTCCATTTATTGTTGAAGTTTCTGGTGCATGAGCTTGTTCCAAGCTAGGATTGCATCCACACCTTCAAGTTCATAAAAACCTCTTTTGGGAGCAGCTTGTCATTCCGAGGAATAGAAGTATTGATTATTGGCAACTATATCTATGAGTTCATGTGCTTCCTCTGGAGTCTTCATCATTTGCAATGACCCTCCTGAAGAGTAGTCCATAGCCTTTCTTCCTTTCAtagtcaatccttcatagaaattttggagcTTCACCTATTCActaaacatgtcagaaggacattttCTGATCAAAACCTTGTACTttttccaagcttcatatagTGACTCTCCCTCtagttgtctgaaggtttgcacctcagtttTGAGCTTGATAATTCTCTGAGGGGGTAAAACTTGGCTAAGAACTTGCCAACCAAGTCATCCCAGTTAGTAATGCTTTCCTTTGGGAAGGTTTCTAGTCATGGAGTGGCTTTGTCCCTTAGAGAAAATGGGAAAAGGAGCAGCTTGTAAATGTCAGGatgcactccattggttttgacagtgtcacagattcttaaaaaaatagagagatgttgatttggatcctctgatgcacttcctccatattggcaattgttttgaaccaaggtgatgagttgaaGTTTGAGCTCAAAGTTGTGAGCATTGACATTGGGAGtgaggatgctactcccacaatttcTTGGGTTAGGGATGGTATAGGAGGCTAACACCCTCCTTGCAGGCTGACCATTGTTATTGGCAACCTCCTCAGGAGGATTATGGAGATTGTTCTCCATTTCTTGGTCTCCCTCTTCTGaatcttcttctccaataactcccttccctcttgcttctctcctCAGTCTCaggaaggttctctctggttcagaatcaaaggaggtggatgcACTTCTTCTTTCCCCTGGCATACACaacacaaacaaaccaaaaaaaaaacaaaacactctattgctagagtagtGTTAGAGTTACtagacacaatgtgtcaaacagttagtatgcttaacaaaaacaaagaaaaatgcttaatcgatactatcacctacttaatcattgtcaatcttaatcaatccccggcaacggtgccaaaaacttgatgacggGAAATCACATCCGCacaactaccggcaagtataccgggtcgcatcaagtaattcttgcataaatccaATGAAAATGCACATAATTAATAATGTTCGATTGAATCAAGACGTGCATTCATTTCTCATCCAAatgcttacttattgcctaagaaagtgcatgaaaccaaatgaaaactaatgaaaaaggcttgtgaaactagcctaagatgcctaggcatcagtACGTGAGTTATGCAGAAATTAGAAAAATGcttaagttgcagaattttacCTTTTTAGTACCAAACTTCCGacacgcataacttttttgttttaaataattttttatccgTTCTTTGaggcataaacttcacggacccaattttcatatgaaataagtttgaaaccatttggggtccggaagccaagttatagctCGCTGAAGTTTGGCCAAAATTCGATTTTTCACAAAGATCTCCAAACCTCAAGTTTCTTGGAACCTCAACTCTTATTCATAATTCTACACCTAGATTCAGCACAATATCATATCATAGTACATCAACACAATAGTAAATTCTTCACATCACAACTCCTCCAACCACACTTCATAACCACACAATTTCAAACCTCAATGCCTCATTTTGCATCAACAATATAATCAATAACTTATTCAATACACATATAATCATATCATCTTATCATCCTTTACCAATTCATCAATCAACATACTATCATCAGCATAAACAGCAGCCATCCAACATACACTCAATTCatatcatcacatttatcaaagGTGCTAAGCATTGAACATGTTCTTTCATTCCAACCTATCATATGGTCAtttaacctaagttttcacagaacattatatactaaatacgagaaacctaaaccataccttggccgattttccgaTAAATCCGGAACACTTCAAGCATTCCCGCACCATAAGCTTATTAACACAGCCCCTCACCGAGGAACCTAGCTTCCAAAATCGATCTCAAGCTCCCATATCCTCAAATTAATTCCACTTCTCAACCAATTTCCAATCTAACAACATAATTACCACTAGAATTATCTTAGGGTTGACAAATTCAGTAAGGTGACAAGGGTTAGGGTTTCCTTACCTTACCGACAGAGAATTAATGCAAGACCTATCAAGCTCACGAAGCTAATTCGATCCTAAACATCGAGTTTTAAACAAATTTCAACACATGCACTCATAAATTTTCT
The DNA window shown above is from Arachis ipaensis cultivar K30076 chromosome B08, Araip1.1, whole genome shotgun sequence and carries:
- the LOC107610893 gene encoding uncharacterized protein LOC107610893; protein product: MEKLMKNQEMASKNHEASMRNLERQIGQLSKQPAERPSNTFPNDTIPNPKEECKAIQLRGGKTLENDKVDSKKEVEVEEDDKVNSKKDEEPQTPKKGKQVPEAQPQELRKEVKPYVLPLPYPQRLHKDIKDQQFPKFLEIFKKLEINLQLIEALEQMPLYAKFLKELINKKRSWKEKETVILTQECSAVIQKGLPPKLKDPGSFFIPCTIGNIPIDKALCDLGSSINLMLLSMMRNVSIEDVKPTRMSLQLANRSLIIPNGVVENFLVKVGKFIFLADFVILDLDEEGSDSIILGRPFLAIARPIIDIEKGKIILREHDE